The genome window CAGCATGTCATGGCGGAGCTAGTGGAGACTGGACTCTGCCGGATGTCAACCGAGAAGAGCAAGCTAGGTGTGTCACTTAACAAAAGATTGACTGGATGAGACCAATGTCACCGCGGTGAGCTTTGGGCTTAGTGATCTCATCGCGATTGGTGAggagtgatgatggtgggcACACCAGGGTGTCTCTCACTAACCCAAAACAGATAAGATGTGTCACTCTTTTGTTCTCGTCCCTCACTGTTACCGGTTGGGTGTGACTTTGGCCTTTTTGACATGGACAGCGAATCACAATTTGCAGCTATTCACGACTGACAAAACAAACTCTTCAATCTGAACCTAGTATGAATATGGGTTAAGTCCTTGCAATATCCTGACGCTAACACTATGACCTTCGGGTCTCATCAACATTTGGAGCGGAATGCGCAAAATCATTTTACCGGCAGCTGTGGACCTGATTGACAAAGAGCGAAGAAATGAGATGCGGATGGCATCTCCAGGGTAGGTAAGGGCAAATTCAATTTAGGACAGATAATAAATACACAAGTACTCTGAAAAATATTAACATCCTTTATGGGTCTCGCATTCATTGTCACGCACTATTTGACCATTTCTCCAGAGAACACTCTGAAATGTGATTGGGTGTCTTGCCAGACCAAAATGTGTTATACATCTCGTATACTACGCTCCACGCTGCAGTTGAACTGCGGCTTTGAAATGGTTCACACAGGAGGTGGAGGTAACGTATGGTTGGTGTGAACGCTACAGGTCTAACAAGCTACGTCTGCGTTGTTTACACTATTGGACCCTAGCATGTAATACCGTGATTGGATATGTTATTTTACTCTAAAGCCTTTTCCCTCAGACAATGGTTGAATTTATGTTACACAAATTATTACAAGTTAGAGATAGTCTATAGCCTCTATCCTTACAAACTATGTACCAGAACGccttaaaataaaaagaaatatatataaaaagaacttAGTGTGGAGCATTGAGAGCATCCTTATTATGTAGGTACCTGAATACCTGCTTCGCCTTGTTGACCCTGTACCTGGTTGCAAATGGTGACAGGGACTTCACCAAGATAAGCCAGCCTGCAAGTGTTGGCAGATTGTAATGTAGCCTGTTGACACCCCCAGACGTGAGAATTGTGATGAGGGTCTGGAACCAATGCAGCGATGGGAAGAAGTAATTGATGCGATACCAGTGGTGAAGAATATCAGGTGCACCTATGGCAGCAGTGACGTTGAAGATAACCCAGCTTAGGAAGACAAAGGTTACAAAGGCAATGGGCACAAAGCCAGTTATAAGGTCTATGACGTCGAATTTGATCATGGCATACACCCAATTGACAGCCCAGGTTGCGAAAAACATTTTGGCGGTCAAAGGGTAGGAGCCGCGGAAAGCATACGTCCAGCCTGTGGAGCAGAGAGCACATGCCATAGGCCAGAAGATACTCCAGAAGAACCGGGCGTAGACATGTGCTTTGACATTGTAGGCGGCGTAGAGATGGATGCCGTTGCAAATACCGTTCCAACCCATGATGAAAAAGAACTGCATCAGTATTGGAAAGATAGTTCCAACAGTATTGAGGAAGGCTTTATCGTCCATGTTGCTGAACTCGTGGCTCGATGCACTGACACCAACAGCTCGTGCTGGAGTCGTCAGCGCGTTCAGTGATGCGGTTGTGTTTGCGAATTCGCCGCGTTCAAGTTTGGGTCCGATAAATTGTGCGCTGAATATTCCGACGGCTGTGCTTGCAGTAGTGATGGTGGATGACTGTATGCCACCAGCATACAACGAGTAGTATCTGGCTGTCAAGAGATAGTAGTTGTAGACATCGGTCTGATTGTATGAAGAGGCGGTGCCGTTGACAGCCTCCTCGAATCGAGTCGTTGCTCCCGGTTGGACGACGATCGCGGCCCAGTACTTCCCATCGAAAACATCCTTcctgatctgatctggagACGTCGACGAGGTCTCGACGTTGATATAGGTTGGGAACTCGTAGGATCGATTGTTCGCCGCCGCCGCAATGCGCAGTGCTgtaccaaagtcaccaccaTCAAAATCAGCAAGGGCAACTTTCGCCTGCTTGACATATTCGCCTTGATTGAGGAAGACACCAAAGATTTGGGATACATTGATCCAAAAGATACCAAGGATCATAATGGCTGCGGGGATTAAAGCCTTCAAAGCGTCCATTGCGGTAGCCTTGGGTTTTGGGCCATTTGTTCGCGTTCTTGCTACCGTCATCTCCACTGCAACATCCTCCTCGCCTGGTAAGGTCTGATGCGTACCGACGAAGGGGCCATGCATCGAGTATCTGGTTTGAGTGGTTTCTGGCATTGGGAAAGTGAATTAAAGATTAGAGTTAAACCAAGGAATCGAAATCAGTAAGTGGTGTAAAGGAGAAGTCAAAATATTTAAGGAGAGCAATTATAAACAGGacttaaatagaaaaatgtGTATGCAAGCCGTCTACGTCACATTTAAAGGGGCATTTTGCTTGCTGTCTGGTATGGAAACTTTATTATTGGTACTAAGTTCTGTGTGCTGGTTTAAGCTCTCATTATTATTGGTACGATAAGTTGCTCAGCTGGCCGGTGCATGGGTAAAAGAACCTTAATGGGCTCTTAGTCGTCGGACATCAAGTTGAGTGCGTGCCTCCGAAAGTCTTGCTTAGTAAGCGAGAACGGGTGGAGCGGGAGTGAAGATCTCGGCCTCTTCGGCTTTCTTAAGATTGCCGTGTGAGTCAGAGCATACCGGACATGGGAAATAAGAATCAGCCCGCGGCCCGCGGCTTGGCAGTTAGGCGCCTTATATTCATGTTACTGAGGAAACAGCTATTACTATTTCCGTGGCATTCCTCGTGCCGTCTGAAAGACCTACATTGAGTCTTTCTGGACGGAACTCACCAAAAGAGGGCCCGGTGAATTTACGCACAACACCCTGTATGCACATCCGAATTATCTAGTCATCCACATGATAGAATTCCCTGCATCATTTGGACAGGCCATCACCATCCTCGTCGGCCACTTTTCCCTTGAAACCCTCACTTGGGAGAATGACACCAATCAACCTTGCCGGCTCCGTCTTCGATGGGTTCACCCATTGATGATTGGTTTCACGCTGAACAATATGGTCCTGCTCGCATGGAATAAGCCTGACCAGCCTTGAGAAAGTGAGAAATAACTTACTCCAGGATATAGTCGTACGGATTCTCCACTGTCCACAACGTGATCGATAGTGCCCATAATGCAGATAGAAAAGTCTATAGACGGAGTCTTATGCATAGGGCTGGTAGCTCCGGGCTGAAAGTCTATGACTGAAAGATTCGCCCCGGGACTGACGATATCTGGCGATTTGTAGCTCGCAATGCCTTCGTTACTTTGGTACGCTTTAATATCGTCCTCCGCTTGTAGCTGGGCTGGAATACATTTCACTGAATATGACCGTGCAACAGAGCCAGTGCCGGGGATGTCAGAGTAAATGAGGGGAGTGAAAGGTTTGTGTACGCTCTTTCCATCGGATCGCACCGTAGTGATATATCGTTTGCACTCTGGCAGTTCCATGTTATCGGCAGCAGTATTTCCTCACCTCACTTAATGTGTGTACTGTAAAGATGTATGATGGCTATGTAGTCCCTACCACGGTTtgatatatagaataaataaacgtgagttatttatattataaggaaGACTTATGAATTAAGTTGAGCATAAACCTTCAATTCACAGTCCCGGACATGAAAGAGACACTAGATATAAAGTTATGTTATGGATCCTGTATCCGATTGGCGCAGCCGCCCCGAGAAAATGCGGCCTCCGGTTCTTCCGAATAACTCTCCCGGCCCCATAGCGCAGGCCCCGACCCCGGGGTTTCATAATCTAGACGGGAGACACTGCAAGCCCGAGATGGACGTCACTGCCCTGGTCGTGGTCGCCGTCGTCATGATGGCCGTCGTGTATGTTCGCCCCGGCTTTTTCGCTCATGGTGACAAACTTGGGAATAGGTAGACAAGATCTATTCTGTCTTTTGTCTTCACTCGTGCATTGGGTGTAGTTAATTTGTCTGTCTCTCACTCTCTGGTCGATCGGTTATTTTAATCGACCTGATGGACGAAAGCACCTGTATATTACTTGGCAATTGAAGGATGTCCTATATCTTTTCTAGGTGTCCGAAGCATCAGGAAGCGGGACCAGACTCAGCCCGGGCCAGCCTTCCCGGCCTCCGAGGATGAGGCAACCAGTGCCGTGCGATATACTAAAAAAGATTTATTGATACCGGAAGAGACATTGTACGACCCCTAACTGTCCAAGCAATCCTTAACTTGTTTTAGGCTCGATAAGGGTAGTCCGGATTACGCAGCGTTGGGTTGCTCTTGGGAAGAATCCCCTCATCAGCATTCCGCCGGCTGTCTAGACTATCCGAATTAGCACAGTTACATTCGGCATAGTTCGGCTCCAACTATGTCCGACCTGCTTTCTCCATCTCCGTCCAGGTTACCCTATTCCCCTTTTGTGGAGCTGGGAAGCAACGACGAAGTTCTCTTTTACCTGTTCTTGGCCAGACGAAGGGCGTACCAGCGCCCTTCATCTGGCCATGACCACTACTGAGGCAGTCTTAAGCTGCCACACGCACAGGCTGATCTCAGCTCTCCTGAAATCAGGCTTCATCAGCGGCTGCTATATGCCAGCCGCGCCTTGTCATCCCGCTGACGGGTAACAGGCTCGATAGAATGCGCCATTTGTGCCGATGATATGCTGGATAGAGTGCGTTCTACTGACGTGTTTACAGAAATAGATGCCGAGGTGAAGACTAATTCCGCGTTGCGAATGACCAATCCTTTGTAGCCAATAGTATTTCTGTAAATAGCGTGTAGATAGATTCCGACTTCTCTAGCTCAGCACGTCCTGTGCCCCAGTAGGGGACTTTCGGGGCCGAAGGCCCCCCGGACGAAAaatatacatacatacatacatacatacatataaGCAACGACGAATGCTGGTGGTCGAGCACATAAGACTACCCTTATTGCACGAACTTGTCGCTTAGATCCCGCTCTCTCTGAAGATATATGTTTGATCAGTGCATTTCTATGACGTTCTTCATTGAGCACGAGATGGAAGACGCTGCCAGCGCCAGCTCCAGTGTGACGCCATTCCCGTATGGGGCGTTTTGTCCCGGTGGACTCAACACAGACCCTGGTATATCCCCGAATGATCCAACGATTGGATACAAGTTCAACCATACCATGATCAGGGTCAGAGACCCTAAGGAGAGCTTGAAGTTCTATGTTGACTTGATGGGGATGAGGACGGTTTTCACGTAAGTTGGGACAGCCTCCATAACCTGTCGTCTTTTATAGTTACACCTGCTTGTCTCTTCTGTGTTGGAGCTACTATTTCAGGGCTCTGTTTAATGTCGGTATATCCTGAAAAAGAGGTGAGAAGCTATTGTGCCAGGGGGTGCTATTGTTAACTTCCACGATGTGTTTAATGGAGACATCCACCGCCCTAAAAGAAAACAATTTTTCAAACTCAGTACCCCTGGTCTCGTTACCATGATTATGATGACAATTAGCTGACATCTTTTCAACAGCATGAACGCGGGCCCCTTCACCAACTACTACCTCGGCTACCCAGAGACGGACGAGCATCGCGCCAACCCGGCCCAGTTCGGGGCTGACACCTCCAAGGTTTTTCAGTTCACGACTGGTCTCTTGGAACTATTCCATGTCCATGGCTCTGAGAAGCAAGAGCCTGGGTTTTATCACAATGGGAACACGCCAGAAAGTTTAGGGTTTGGCCACTTGGGATTCACGGTCCCTGACGCGCGAGCCGCGGTCGCGAGGCTAAAAGCGCACGGTGTCAGGGTCTTCAAGGACTTCGGCGTGGCTAACAAGGAAACCATCCCCATCAGCGACTGGGAGAATAAGCACGGAGTAGGCATTGAAGTCAAAGGGACCGAGAGCGAGCTCCATCCTATGTTTAAAAAGGCGTATGAGAATATCGCGTTAGTTCAAGATCCGGTAAGTTTATCCGAGCCAACGTCCAAACCAAAGTGACTACTAGGACCCCTATCCCTCGATACGACCTATTCTGAAGAG of Fusarium poae strain DAOMC 252244 chromosome Unknown contig_4, whole genome shotgun sequence contains these proteins:
- a CDS encoding uncharacterized protein (TransMembrane:7 (o44-68i241-265o285-305i312-330o342-365i377-395o407-426i)), with translation MHGPFVGTHQTLPGEEDVAVEMTVARTRTNGPKPKATAMDALKALIPAAIMILGIFWINVSQIFGVFLNQGEYVKQAKVALADFDGGDFGTALRIAAAANNRSYEFPTYINVETSSTSPDQIRKDVFDGKYWAAIVVQPGATTRFEEAVNGTASSYNQTDVYNYYLLTARYYSLYAGGIQSSTITTASTAVGIFSAQFIGPKLERGEFANTTASLNALTTPARAVGVSASSHEFSNMDDKAFLNTVGTIFPILMQFFFIMGWNGICNGIHLYAAYNVKAHVYARFFWSIFWPMACALCSTGWTYAFRGSYPLTAKMFFATWAVNWVYAMIKFDVIDLITGFVPIAFVTFVFLSWVIFNVTAAIGAPDILHHWYRINYFFPSLHWFQTLITILTSGGVNRLHYNLPTLAGWLILVKSLSPFATRYRVNKAKQVFRYLHNKDALNAPH